One Loxodonta africana isolate mLoxAfr1 chromosome 4, mLoxAfr1.hap2, whole genome shotgun sequence genomic region harbors:
- the LOC100653617 gene encoding olfactory receptor 6C76-like, translated as MKNRSSVKEFILLGLTDDPELNILIFHFLFFTYTLSITGNLTIIALTLIDPCLKTPMYFFLRNFSFLEISFTTVCIPRFLVSIITGNVIISYNSCMAQMFFFILLGSIEFFLLTVMSYDRYVAICKPLHYTTIMNSRVCIQLVISSWLAGFLFIFPPVILGLQLDFCDSNIIDHFTCDSSPMLLISCTDTAFLELLGFLLAVVTLVVTLTFVILSYALILRTILRIPSAEQRKKAFSTCSSHMIVVSISYGSCIFMYVKTSAKEGVAFTKGIAVLNTSVAPMLNPFIYSLRNQQVKQAFKNLIKGCFSNKFQS; from the coding sequence atgaaaaatcgGTCATCTGTGAAAGAATTCATTCTCCTAGGATTAACAGATGACCCGGAgctaaacattttaatttttcattttctgtttttcacaTACACACTGAGTATAACTGGAAACCTGACAATTATCGCCCTTACTCTGATAGATCCCTGTCTCAAAActcccatgtatttcttccttagGAATTTCTCTTTCTTAGAAATCTCATTCACAACAGTTTGCATTCCGAGATTTCTGGTTAGCATTATAACAGGGAACGTGATCATCTCCTATAATTCTTGTATggcccagatgtttttcttcataCTCCTTGGTTCAATAGAATTTTTCCTTTTGACGGTTATGTCGTATGATcgttatgtggccatctgtaagccatTGCATTACACAACAATAATGAACAGCAGAGTCTGCATCCAGCTAGTGATAAGCTCTTGGCTGGCtggatttctttttatctttccaCCTGTAATCTTAGGACTTCAACTGGATTTTTGTGACTCCAACATCATTGACCACTTCACCTGTGACTCCTCTCCCATGCTGCTGATTTCCTGCACAGACACAGCGTTCCTAgagctcttggggtttctcctggCAGTGGTCACTCTTGTGGTCACCTTAACATTCGTGATTCTTTCCTATGCTTTAATCCTTAGGACAATTCTGAGAATCCCCTCTGCTGAGCAAAGAAAAAaggctttttccacttgttcctCACACATGATTGTTGTCTCCATCTCGTATGGAAGTTGCATTTTCATGTATGTCAAAACCTCGGCAAAAGAAGGGGTGGCTTTTACCAAGGGCATAGCAGTGCTCAATACCTCTGTTGCCCCAATGCTGAATCCTTTCATTTACTCCCTAAGGAACCAACAGGTAAAACAGGCTTTTAAGAACTTAATCAAAGGATGCTTCTCAAATAAATTTCAATCCTGA